The DNA region CATCAGTTTTTTTCACATATCTACCCAAAATCTTTCCAATTCcaggtaatttttattgttttcattttttttatttccattttttttaacaatactGTTTTTTAATCTGTAATTCGAAATGTGtcatttgattttgatgtttctttgtaatttgaattgtttatttgattttgactttgattttttaCGTTTCtttgtaattcaaaattttgatttctatttctttcttttgcatTTTGGTTTGGTTTGTTGGGCTGTTGTTGTGGTGTGTGCAGGGTTGAGATTTGGTCTGTTGGTTGATGTGTGTGGTGCTGGTCTGTAGCTGCTGTTGGCTTGGCTTTTTGTTGCGCATTTGCCTTTTCTCCTGTATCTGTGTTTTGGTTGTTCAGTTTGGGTGTGTTGCTGCTGGTGTGGTGCGTTTTTGGTGCTGTCTAGTTCAGTTTGGGAGTGGAGCTACTTTTTCTAGGGTAGTTTGAGTTTGCAGTTGTAGGTCTGGTTTTAGTTTGGGTGTTTGCTGGTTTTCTTTTTGTATGAGTAGTATGCAGTTatctgtgtttttttttttttttttgtatgggTTTCTGTTTAGTTCTATTGATTGCCTTTATTGGATGAGATATGGGTTTCATGTCCTAGTTTAAACTGCAAGAGTGGGAGATTGAGAAGCAACTATATAATCAATAATGTCTGTTGATCAATAATTCTGATTTTCAATACTTCAAGTATCCTTTTGTTGCAATAAAATCATCAATATCCTAGTATGTTTGTAATACCTCGATAAAGTTGTTTTTTCTTTAGTGTCAACTGTCAAGTATTGTGGTTTTCTTATGTTCATAAATGTTAAAACATGTAGTCTCAACTTAGAAAAGGAAAAACACACATCAATAATTGCTTATATTCTAGGAAGGCATTACTAAATTGTATGGTTTCTTGGGGAAAAGTTCAAGATTTCACATggttaatataataattattcttCCTTGTTTAGATGATTGATTGTAGAATGTGAGCATAGATGTAAATATAGATTCTTAACGAGGGGCTGCTGATGTTGCTGTTGAATGTTGAAGTCCCATGCTGCTGCTAGTTGCTACTGTTTAGGTAATGTTTGAATTTCTTGAAATAAGTGTTCAGATAATTGATTTGGGGTTTTTGGCAAGAAAACATATTGCTGatttaagtaattttttagTTTGTAGCATCTTTTCTTTCTACCTTTGAAAACTTAACAGTGTGTCATTGTTTTCTTCTTAAAATTATTGTTAGTCAAGTAAGCAATGTCATTGGGAGGTTGTTCAAACTCTGGTTCTTTTTAAAGGTGCCAATGTATGTTATTTTTTCTGGCTGCTGTTGTAAATAGCTCTCAGAAGCTACCAATTTGTTGTGCTGTGTTTTGCTGGGGACATCTGATATGCTAATTTTAACTTGACATGGAAAAGAAACAAGGTAGTTTCTGGTTAAATATGTACTGTTAAATTTCTTTCATGTGCTGCTGTTGAATTTGTGAGGAGTTTAGAAGCTAATATTCCTACATTTATGCTTCAGTCACTACTCATTACTCTACTCCTTTGGTCCACAAATTTTGATATGTGCAATGCTAAACGAGGCAGCCATTGGAGACAAAGCAGACCTCTTTCAGCATCATTATTAAAGAAGAAAGGAAAAAGCCATGGATACCATGACCACAATCACCATCACAGCAGTAAACCAAAAGCATAGCAAAAAACCGCGTTTCCAACAATGCCAACACCGAGTCCAAGAGTTGACACACCGCCATTACCTCCGCCAATGCAGAAAGCTCCATACTTAAAAGGGTCACCTCCTAAAGCTACGTCACCACCAAATCCAACACCAATAGTGGAAATCCCATCACCACGAACACAAAAAGGTTCCAGCATTTTCAGTGTGCTGGATTATGGAGCAAAGGTTGATGGTAGTAGTGATGACACTGAGGTAACATTTCGAACTTGATAATAGTCAGTCACTAGTTTAGAATCTAGCTACTAAATACAACAATATGCAAAACATTCGAGGAAAAGCTAGCATAACTGCACAGAAAACTAAGATAACATGAACCTATAAGtaaaatagaagtattatttCTAAACTCTAATCTAAGGATGCATGCGAGAGTTTTGGAGCAATGCTTATAGATTAGAAAAGATATGTTACATTATGTGAAAATAATTTGATTGATTGTAAGAAGTATCAAGTTACATTATGTGAAAAATATTAACTCATTGTGTTATGCAATTTTTTGTTCTTTGTTGTACATTAGAGCATTATTCAATCTAGAAGATATAACTAGAGATGGTCGTTGTATGTTTCGAGCTCTGGTGTGATCGTTTTGTGATCACTAGAGATGATTGAGGGTTGCTGTTATAATGCTGTTTAGTTGCTAGTTTAGTATACCCTCCATACTTTAGTATGAACAAGCAAATTAGTTAATACTAGTTGCTAGTTTAGTTGCTGCAAAGAACATTCATACAACAAATACCATCTATACTTTGGTTGCTGCAGTACAATACAAATGAACACAAATCAGTTAATACTAGTTGCTAGTTGCTAGTTGCTCCGTTAGTGTGTTTTCTTGTGACCCGGTTAGAAAATACATTCGTGAAGAGACCAAAAAGGAAATAACACTTTGTTTTGTAGCTCGCAAGGTATATTATGTGACATTTTTCTCATttcgttgttattattaatttatatgcattaataattctttaatcgttattttataatttaggcaATGAATGAGAGCAAAAAAAGAGCTACTGTACAATTGTTAGATAAGTTGTTGTGCGTCAAAATACAAAGGATGGAAAAACAAGTAAgtttcatttatatttattgttgcaggtatatatatatatatatatatatatatatatatatatatatgtatatatatatatatgtatatatatatatatgtatatatatatatgtatatatatatatatatatgtatatatatatatatatatgtatatatatatatatatgtatatgtatatatatgtatatgtatgtatatatatatatgtatgtatatatgtatatatatatacatatatatatatatatatatatatatatatatatatatatgtatatatgtatatatatgtatatatatatatatatatgtatatatatatgtatatatatatatgtatatatatatgtatatatatatctatatatatatatatatatactttgtaatgaaactaaaaaattaaattattactcTGTGTTTAGGTCGTCACCAAGGAACGACTATGACAATTACAAATGCCAAATACAAGCATCCAAAAGCAATTTTGAGACGTTTTACATTGGTTTTTAGTTTTGTATTGTAATATCAtgacaatgatatttttttgaATATCTTTAGATATTTTGTTTCTTACGATTGGCAAAATTTTTAAACTTAATGTTATAATTGAAGacattatatattgttttgagaTGAAAACTTATGCATCATTTTATATTTACCatgttttttttaactttgttaatgtaataattaattattattattttttttattaatataatagaaaaaaataatataaaaaaggagtataaaatttCCCGCCATAATTAGTTTAAAAATAGTTACCATTTACATTACCCTCGCTTACAAGTGtgaaaaaatagttttttaccCACGCTTATAAGTGAGGATAATGTACCACGCTTATAACTGTGGCTGGAAGTTTATTTCCCACGCTTATAAATTAAGCTGAATGTGCATTTTCCCACGCTTATTTAAGCGTGAAGAATTACTTTAGCCTCACACATAAACGTGGAAAATAGCATTTTTAAGCGTAGGAGGATGCAACTTTTtatagtgatatatatatatatatatatatatatatatatatatatatatatatgtatatatatatgtgtatatatatatatatatatatatatatatatatatatatatatatatatatttctatacataaataaaaaaacacattGGATCACCTAGTAATAGAACTAATTATAGAcaatataaaaactaataaacaaaaataatagaaaagggTTTTTGTGAGTTATTTTATCAAAACTATGTTTAATGAGCTTTAAGTTGAAGtctttgttattttaatcaacAACATGAATGTATGAGATTGAAAATATATAGTTTAATTCAGTTTATGACCCATATTTCATCAATAACTATATCATCTTGATATTCATGTGCAATAGTGGAGACTCCTAATATTTTACTCTCTTTTatctttgatttttcttttagaCATTACTCATTATATTTGAAGACAATTTCTTACATATTTCTATCCTAAGTATGAATTTGTGATATCCCTATTTCAGCTTTAAAGATCGTTAGACCGgttatatcaacaaggtgcatcttagATTTTTTTCAGATGCATACGGGTGAGGTTAAATTGAGCTGAAAAAACTTGGGTTGATATGTTGGGCCAGTCTACAACCTTCATGGGTAGTTAACAGCGGTTCGATAGGGTCGGGATGTTAAAAGACCTCCTAGGAAGTTTTTCGGGTGCGCATGAGTAAAGGTAAAGTAAGCTGAAAAGACTTATGCTGATCTATGGGGCCAACTTACAACATTCATGGGTAGTCACTGACGGTCTGATAGGAGTATAGGACTAGAGTGTTACCACATTCATTATAAATTAGTAAATCATGTTATGCTAAGCTTTCTTGTGTTTGACTCGCTTGGTTCATGTAGATCGTACGCTAAAAGTACATGATTCAATCTAATAGAGATAGCTTTaccatgagatcgtctcattaaaaatttgtctaattagtaataatttatttttcatgaaaaatcttttttaaatattgaaatagACTAGAGGATTTCTGTATGGATGAAGAAAAGAGAATAAATTTTTACGTAAAAAATATTACTCaataacaattatttataaataactataaaaagacaaaataataataatcaaataattaaagtaaaaaaaacaaaatcataaaaataataaacctaTAACATAAAGGTACATACCAATATtttacaattaatttaaatCACAGTTATAAACCTATTAAAGCTCAATTTTCATATAAACTAAGACACTAACTAATAAGTTGTCAAAACCATGAGTTCATGACACCAAATTCCCACGGGAAAGCAGCCGGCCCCATCCCATGTAAAGAAGTATCAACAATATATTTATCCAATAAAGTGTCCAATTGTTGATAATGTGAGAGTTTGGTATCCCTTGTATTAGGATTTTGTCGTTACAACatcataataaaaactttttgactatttttaattaaattggtccataaaaaaaatatggagtaaaagtagacattaagcaTTAATGAATTCAGTCTGAGAGACATTTCTCAGGAAACTTGCTATTTTCCATAAAAATCTCAATATTGTGGACATTAAGGTTGTTAATAGTATGGAGGTTTTGGTTTAATTTAATGGTTGACGCCTTAAtggtttatttttattattattattataagaatttaattattattttattttatataactctgaattttttttatgaatttatttttaaaaaaaataagtttcctattatttaaaaaatcagTGTGTAAGTACCCAATTTGACAGATAAAACATTACTATTACTTAGTTTTCAAATTAGACATCCTATATGGGTGATCCTAATgtcctttttaaaaatattattagtagCGATAAAAACGATATTaaatatattcttgatttgagTGTCAGAAAAATCATCGTGTGAATATTCATTTCAATTGAACTTTCAAACTAAGCGCTCATGAGCCATTCATTTGCACAATGCAAATCAAGAAATCAATTAACACTGTTTTTACCCATTATAACAATTTTTCAATAAGTAATATataagtttaaaaataaattagaaattgtcctaaaaatatatgaaatttttaaaaattcaaatataacttATATAAAgtcaaaagtaaaatataagttaaacaTGCAATCCCTCCAAACTAGCAAAATTCAATAATCTTCCTataatatttacattttttattttaattatttttaatggtTACAGCTACAATTTTTATAAGCCTCAaaatttaaatggtttttacaaattatttttttataacgaTTGACACTTATAgcccgtttggtaggtagtaataaatggtgttaatgggaatgaaaaactagtgtaattttcgTTGAAAATTCTCTTGGCTACTTTAATGGCcatacttgtccaacttcaatcatctcattttcttcataaaattcattccaatgcattaccatctAACCATCGAGAGAGGTgatattagatggtaatggacatttataaacaaaaaaacttttttgtgatcaaagtttcattaccatgggaatgatatggaatTTTTAATGAAAGTTTATCCTATAAATCATTcatattaccaccatttaatttcACTAACCAAACGGAACGTTAAGGTACTATACTAAATATGAAATTATTATCTTTAATGTGGACTTTTAGCTAAGTGCTCAAGAGTACACTTACCACATTATATCAAAATCGAGGTCCCACTTACCAGGAAAAGCCAAATAAGTTCAACATTCTTCGTCCCCACATCTTTAATTAAACTATAATCAATGGTATATTAGTGGTGAGTGCAATTACTTCACAAAGGGCAgtctaaaacaaaataaagcttttattataatataaactttATTATCCAAAAGTGTGACAAAAAAGACTAGTGGATAATATTTTGACTTTATgtttactatattttttcaaACAAGTAACAGAAAttcatatttataatacaatAGTGCTTTAAAAAGAGCTTGTTGCGTATTAATTGTTGAATATTAatccaaaactaaaaaaaaagtagttcACCTTAATTCAAAAAATAGTGATAATAGAAACCTAAAGACTATACCAAAATTCTCTCAACGTCGGCCGAATTACATCTAACTAGTATAAAAACTTGTGTAATACACGaatttttaaatacattaatatttaataaaattttagactaataaaatattaaatgaaggtggataataaatatttacaaacatatattataattaataaagaaaCCTAAAATAGGTTATTAATAAAGAGTTTATAGGTTTTGTAATACCTCTTTATATACTAAATTCTCAGTACGATGACATATTTTACCATCCTTGATGCATATGATAATTCTTAGTCCTTTCTTGTTAGTCACTCTAGAAATGGCGATGTTAATTTTCTATGACTAAAAACAGGCTTAGGTAGGAACAAACCAACATGGTATGCTATTTGTCCTTGACACTTTTATTAATAGTCATTAATTTTCTATGTTCCCCTATCACTCTGAATTTCTTGAATGTAATTTAAACTCATGATTATC from Amaranthus tricolor cultivar Red isolate AtriRed21 chromosome 3, ASM2621246v1, whole genome shotgun sequence includes:
- the LOC130808915 gene encoding polygalacturonase At1g48100-like, coding for MPTPSPRVDTPPLPPPMQKAPYLKGSPPKATSPPNPTPIVEIPSPRTQKGSSIFSVLDYGAKVDGSSDDTEAMNESKKRATVQLLDKLLCVKIQRMEKQVVTKERL